One region of Mucilaginibacter gotjawali genomic DNA includes:
- the parS gene encoding type II RES/Xre toxin-antitoxin system antitoxin, producing MSYKKANIKNIASEPMVAYVTAGSSNPFYNLLGGNSVSLSNDLDIIKLARQGFSKRVLMSLAKKISLNLQELAYILHISERTLQRYDDNEIIKTEYAEKAVELARLYTRGEEVFGSIDKFKLWIKAPSLVFNGEAPVAMLDTSAGFDMVFKELGRIEHGIFA from the coding sequence ATGTCGTATAAAAAAGCAAATATCAAAAATATTGCAAGTGAACCAATGGTAGCTTATGTTACTGCTGGTTCTTCAAATCCGTTTTATAATTTATTGGGCGGCAATAGCGTAAGCCTCTCTAATGATCTGGATATCATTAAGCTTGCGCGGCAGGGTTTTTCCAAACGGGTATTAATGTCGCTTGCTAAAAAAATATCCTTAAACCTGCAGGAGTTAGCTTATATCCTTCATATTTCTGAGCGCACTTTACAGCGTTATGATGACAACGAAATTATAAAAACTGAGTACGCCGAAAAGGCTGTTGAGCTTGCCCGCCTGTATACCCGCGGCGAAGAAGTATTCGGCTCCATTGATAAGTTTAAGCTATGGATAAAAGCACCCAGCCTTGTTTTTAACGGCGAAGCACCAGTTGCCATGCTGGATACCTCTGCCGGTTTTGATATGGTTTTCAAGGAGCTTGGCCGTATTGAGCACGGTATTTTTGCCTGA
- a CDS encoding RES family NAD+ phosphorylase produces MVLYRITKCNYANDLSGTGARLYGGRWNSEGKDAIYLASSRSLAVLEVLVHLPPLMIPDGYCLVEIEVPDNSIKQIYIEAMPANWKDVAGPVALKRIGDEFLKDQQYLLMKMPSSIVPMEHNYLLNPQHPAMKKVRILKSESFDFDERLV; encoded by the coding sequence ATGGTACTTTACCGCATCACCAAATGTAATTATGCCAATGACCTTAGCGGTACCGGCGCACGTTTATATGGCGGCCGCTGGAACAGCGAAGGTAAAGATGCCATCTACCTCGCATCATCCCGCTCCCTGGCTGTATTGGAAGTTTTGGTTCATCTGCCACCCCTTATGATCCCCGACGGCTATTGCCTGGTAGAAATAGAAGTGCCCGACAATAGCATAAAACAAATCTATATTGAAGCCATGCCCGCTAACTGGAAAGACGTAGCAGGCCCCGTCGCCTTAAAACGCATTGGCGACGAGTTTTTGAAAGATCAGCAATATTTATTAATGAAAATGCCTTCGTCCATTGTGCCTATGGAGCATAATTACCTGCTTAACCCGCAGCATCCGGCGATGAAAAAAGTGAGGATATTAAAATCGGAATCGTTTGACTTTGACGAAAGGCTGGTTTAA